From a single Miscanthus floridulus cultivar M001 chromosome 8, ASM1932011v1, whole genome shotgun sequence genomic region:
- the LOC136471609 gene encoding uncharacterized protein, with amino-acid sequence MIQLLFAVLVAEAFLTAALLFKTPLRKLAVLVVDRLKRGRHAPVVVKTVAGVVLALLASTLYSMAQISGSASDNDSGSGGGPTPTDQVLFSRHLLEACLMGYSLFLALVIDRLHQYIRDLRVFKKDLEVVRKHNKMLEETKHGNSEEAKKYQEEIATLNKEMKKLKLQVQEKIEEVHVAEDKALTIQKQSEGLLIEYDRLLEDNQHLRDQLVSIDL; translated from the exons ATGATCCAGCTGCTGTTCGCCGTGCTGGTGGCGGAGGCGTTCCTGACGGCGGCGCTGCTCTTCAAGACGCCGCTGCGGAAGCTGGCCGTGCTAGTGGTCGACCGGCTCAAGCGCGGCCGCCACGCGCCCGTCGTCGTCAAGACGGTCGCGGGCGTCGTCCTAGCGCTGCTCGCTTCGACGCTCTACAGCATGGCTCAGATCAGCGGCAGCGCGAGCGACAACGACTCCGGCTCCGGCGGCGGGCCCACGCCCACCGACCAGGTGCTCTTCTCGCGTCACCTCCTGGAGGCGTGCCTCATGG GGTACTCCTTATTTCTTGCTCTAGTGATTGACCGGCTCCACCAATACATCAGAGATTTGCGTGTGTTCAAGAAGGACTTAGAGGTTGTACGTAAGCATAATAAAATGTTGGAGGAAACAAAACATGGAAATTCAGAGGAGGCAAAGAAGTACCAGGAAGAGATTGCCACTCTGAACAAGGAGATGAAGAAACTGAAGCTACAAGTCCAAGAAAAGATAGAAGAGGTCCATGTTGCTGAGGACAAGGCACTTACTATCCAAAAGCAATCTGAAGGCTTGCTGATTGAATATGACCGCCTGCTGGAGGACAATCAGCATCTTCGGGATCAGCTGGTGTCAATTGACCTTTGA